A single window of Carnobacterium maltaromaticum DSM 20342 DNA harbors:
- a CDS encoding Tn3 family transposase, translating into MVEIEQLKGHHKEGFGKFINEPSKEQLNLYFYLNDSDKEVIAKMKKSSTKLGFAVQLGTVRFLGCFTSDFETLPIVVIQHLAAQLNIDYKEFYGYTRKQTIWQHMKLIQDYYNYVLFTDNAVEKYLSDWLLDRSWYTTETDNMLFDMLLKKCLDEKIILPGFSTFERFVSKIIDSSEKQLYKLLSEIPATSEVERLLELFDFVGEPIRGATLKMDILRSPLIDESQKELIRGFNRLIMFQSFHTENWDFSVIPEGKLKKLASYAFKAKAQAIQRMPLNRQIAHLVAFVYEHQKKAMDEQLLALSKYVDAIFRRAKNKEIKDRMRTIKDLDRAALTLSKIVELLFDESITNQEIRKVISDKFQKEEMDAAIFQVKDIVRNEQEPIAINELRKAFRKIKKFIPSILLSINFEDNNYGADSLVVWEKIKEVFPKPITLDHFYDIEPCLSKKWQYYIHENPTSVNQCVLIAGLELLFQGLKKHDIFVTNSEKYADPMSYLLDDSTWIEQREVLITQLDLPSSGTLAVQKLSEDLSLSFIETQSNWDASNMARLEEINGEVKIVVSNLKKGNEQPNEKEFKSRVRQLMPSIDLSDLLLEVNQRVGLTQSFKHLNEKESRMKQLDISILAVLLAESCNIGFSPVSKNNIDSLKYDRLTYVAHQYLRIDTLTAANQKIIHSHKKLELALAWGNGEMASADGIRYITPQRSLYSASNPKYFGKGRGITFYNFVSDHYIGFHGMVVSGTLRDSLYLLEGLLNQTSGLQPTQIMTDTAGYSDLIFGLFGLLGFQFSPRIANKHGTKLWRIEKNADYGLLNDVTKSRINTDLIEEHWEDILRVAGSLKSGKVNATELTRALQRSGQPTSLGKAITEYGKVYKTKHQLRYLSDEIYARQILEQLNKGESRHALCRSIFYGRNGKLYQTYIDGMEEQLTSLSVVTNAVIYWNTLYLEKVLEQMKVEGYDCSEELIGKLSPLLFEHINFVGKYSFQYNQGLEDGSLRPLKTPDSL; encoded by the coding sequence ATGGTAGAAATTGAACAATTGAAGGGACACCACAAAGAAGGATTTGGGAAATTTATAAATGAGCCATCTAAAGAACAACTTAATCTCTACTTTTATTTAAATGATTCTGATAAAGAGGTTATTGCAAAAATGAAAAAATCGTCCACAAAATTAGGATTCGCAGTTCAACTAGGAACCGTCAGGTTCCTCGGATGCTTTACATCTGATTTTGAAACACTTCCAATAGTGGTCATTCAGCATTTAGCTGCGCAACTAAATATTGACTACAAGGAATTTTATGGGTACACACGTAAACAAACAATTTGGCAACATATGAAACTTATACAAGACTACTATAACTATGTACTATTTACTGATAATGCAGTAGAAAAATATTTATCTGATTGGTTACTTGATCGGTCATGGTATACAACTGAGACGGATAATATGCTTTTTGATATGCTATTAAAAAAATGTTTGGATGAAAAAATTATTTTACCAGGTTTTTCTACTTTTGAACGCTTTGTATCTAAAATTATTGATTCTTCTGAAAAACAACTCTATAAATTACTTTCTGAGATTCCTGCTACATCAGAGGTAGAACGTTTGTTAGAATTATTTGATTTTGTTGGTGAGCCTATACGTGGTGCAACGCTTAAAATGGATATTTTACGAAGCCCTTTGATTGACGAAAGTCAAAAGGAGCTTATTCGTGGGTTTAATAGACTGATTATGTTCCAATCTTTTCATACAGAAAACTGGGACTTTTCTGTAATTCCTGAAGGGAAATTAAAAAAACTTGCCAGCTATGCTTTCAAAGCAAAAGCTCAAGCTATACAAAGAATGCCACTAAATCGCCAAATAGCTCATTTAGTGGCATTTGTTTATGAACATCAGAAAAAAGCAATGGACGAACAACTTTTAGCACTATCAAAATATGTAGATGCTATTTTTAGACGTGCAAAAAATAAAGAAATAAAAGATCGAATGAGAACAATAAAAGATTTAGATCGAGCTGCTCTTACGTTATCAAAAATTGTAGAACTTTTATTTGACGAATCCATTACTAACCAAGAAATTCGAAAAGTTATTTCAGATAAATTTCAAAAAGAAGAAATGGATGCAGCCATTTTTCAAGTTAAGGATATTGTTCGTAACGAGCAAGAACCCATTGCAATTAATGAACTTCGCAAAGCATTCAGGAAAATTAAAAAGTTCATCCCCTCTATTCTTTTATCCATTAACTTTGAAGATAACAATTACGGGGCAGATAGCTTAGTCGTTTGGGAAAAGATAAAAGAAGTTTTTCCAAAACCAATAACACTAGACCATTTTTATGATATTGAACCCTGTTTATCTAAAAAATGGCAATATTATATACATGAAAATCCCACTTCAGTAAATCAGTGCGTGTTAATTGCTGGGCTAGAACTTCTCTTTCAAGGATTAAAAAAGCATGACATATTTGTTACTAATAGTGAAAAATATGCAGACCCAATGAGCTATTTATTGGATGATTCTACGTGGATAGAGCAACGGGAAGTTTTGATTACTCAACTTGACTTACCTTCTTCAGGCACCTTAGCTGTACAAAAATTAAGCGAAGATTTGTCTCTATCTTTTATAGAAACACAATCAAATTGGGATGCATCTAATATGGCAAGGCTTGAAGAAATAAATGGTGAAGTAAAAATAGTTGTTTCAAATTTGAAAAAGGGAAATGAGCAGCCTAATGAAAAAGAGTTTAAATCACGTGTGCGCCAACTCATGCCTAGCATTGATTTATCCGATTTATTATTGGAAGTAAACCAACGAGTTGGGTTAACTCAATCCTTTAAACATTTAAATGAGAAAGAATCCAGAATGAAACAGTTAGATATTAGTATTTTAGCAGTATTGTTAGCGGAATCATGTAATATTGGATTTTCTCCAGTTTCCAAAAATAATATTGATAGTTTGAAGTATGATAGGCTCACCTATGTAGCTCATCAATACTTACGTATTGATACCTTAACTGCAGCTAATCAAAAAATTATTCATTCACATAAGAAATTGGAACTGGCTCTTGCTTGGGGAAATGGAGAAATGGCGTCTGCAGATGGAATTCGGTATATAACACCGCAAAGATCACTTTACTCTGCTAGTAATCCAAAATACTTTGGCAAAGGCCGAGGAATCACTTTCTATAACTTTGTTTCAGATCATTATATTGGTTTCCATGGAATGGTTGTATCAGGCACGTTAAGAGACTCTCTTTACTTATTAGAGGGACTTCTTAATCAAACCAGCGGATTACAGCCCACTCAGATAATGACAGATACAGCTGGATATAGTGACCTTATTTTTGGATTATTTGGACTACTAGGTTTTCAATTTAGTCCTAGAATTGCGAATAAACATGGTACCAAACTATGGAGAATTGAAAAAAATGCTGATTATGGTTTATTGAATGATGTTACTAAAAGTCGAATTAACACTGATTTAATTGAAGAACATTGGGAAGATATACTTCGAGTAGCAGGTTCCCTGAAATCTGGTAAAGTCAATGCAACTGAACTAACTCGAGCGTTACAACGATCTGGTCAACCAACTTCACTTGGAAAAGCAATTACAGAATATGGAAAGGTTTATAAGACCAAACATCAACTACGCTATCTTTCAGATGAAATTTATGCTCGTCAAATACTTGAACAGCTAAATAAGGGTGAATCACGTCATGCACTTTGCAGAAGTATATTTTACGGAAGAAATGGAAAATTATATCAAACTTATATTGATGGAATGGAGGAGCAGTTAACCTCTTTAAGCGTTGTAACAAATGCAGTAATTTATTGGAATACACTGTATCTTGAAAAAGTATTGGAGCAGATGAAAGTAGAAGGATATGACTGTTCAGAAGAACTTATAGGAAAATTATCTCCACTTTTATTTGAGCATATAAACTTTGTTGGTAAATATTCATTCCAGTATAATCAAGGTCTAGAAGACGGATCATTACGACCATTAAAAACACCTGATTCTCTCTAA
- a CDS encoding Txe/YoeB family addiction module toxin, whose translation MGYSIKLAKSTMKDLKNLKSAHLEQKFKDIMEILKENPFQNPPPYEKLVGNLKDNYSRRLNIQHRVVYSVDNDAKEVIIWSAWTHYER comes from the coding sequence TTGGGATACTCTATAAAGTTAGCAAAATCAACAATGAAAGACCTTAAAAATTTAAAATCGGCTCATTTAGAGCAAAAATTTAAAGATATAATGGAAATTTTAAAAGAGAACCCGTTTCAAAATCCACCGCCTTATGAGAAGCTAGTCGGAAATTTAAAAGATAACTATTCCCGACGATTAAATATTCAACACCGAGTGGTTTACTCGGTTGATAATGACGCAAAAGAAGTCATTATTTGGTCGGCTTGGACGCACTACGAAAGATAG
- a CDS encoding type II toxin-antitoxin system Phd/YefM family antitoxin, with protein sequence MSIVNPSQARKVFYQLLKDVNKTNEPIYISGKNEESEAVMVSKKDWDAIQETLYLQSAGVADVIHQREQENEFVALEDIDWDTL encoded by the coding sequence ATGTCTATCGTAAACCCTAGCCAAGCTAGAAAAGTCTTTTATCAACTATTGAAAGACGTCAATAAAACTAACGAACCCATTTATATCTCTGGCAAAAACGAAGAAAGTGAAGCCGTTATGGTCAGTAAAAAAGACTGGGACGCAATTCAAGAAACATTATACCTTCAATCTGCTGGCGTAGCAGATGTGATCCACCAGCGTGAACAAGAAAATGAGTTTGTTGCATTGGAGGATATCGATTGGGATACTCTATAA